From one Methylomonas paludis genomic stretch:
- a CDS encoding MSMEG_0565 family glycosyltransferase, protein MQTLRIAILTHSVNPRGGVVHAMQLAEALQDLGHEVTLIAAAETGKSFFRPVGCNTILIPLPTLSGDLTNTIAQRIQAYVQHFAAPNTDTYHVYHAQDAISACALATLSERGVIAGFVRTVHHLDNFDDIRLMHWQKISFQAARQVLCVSRDWQDKLSRDYAIAALKVSNGIDAQRYTPIPQAGDDELAKMLGLTRNGPVFLAVGGIEPRKNTLRIFTAFCAVLQQQSNAQLLIVGGASLLDHSEYRQQFDAVVTASGIKNGPSQPLLITGSLSDCDMPRLFRLADALIFPSLSEGFGLVVLEAIASGTPVVVSRRPPFTEYLQAQDCVWTHPENSASIAIAMLTVIQAFPKQRLADIAQRLTAEFSWHSSAKQHLNIYQSIIKIQGSSYA, encoded by the coding sequence ATGCAAACACTACGCATAGCCATACTAACCCATTCCGTTAACCCTCGCGGCGGCGTGGTACATGCCATGCAACTGGCCGAGGCGCTGCAAGACTTAGGTCACGAGGTGACTTTGATCGCGGCGGCGGAAACAGGCAAAAGTTTTTTCCGGCCGGTAGGTTGCAACACTATCTTGATACCGTTACCGACATTGAGTGGCGATTTGACCAATACAATCGCACAACGCATTCAGGCTTATGTCCAGCATTTTGCAGCCCCCAACACCGACACTTACCATGTTTACCATGCACAGGATGCCATCAGTGCTTGCGCTTTGGCCACACTGAGCGAACGAGGTGTGATCGCGGGTTTTGTGCGTACCGTACATCATCTGGATAATTTCGACGATATCCGCCTGATGCACTGGCAAAAAATATCGTTCCAGGCGGCCAGGCAGGTACTGTGCGTCAGTCGTGACTGGCAGGACAAATTGAGCAGGGATTACGCCATTGCTGCACTTAAAGTCAGCAATGGCATTGATGCCCAACGTTACACGCCCATACCACAAGCGGGGGATGACGAATTAGCTAAGATGCTAGGCTTAACTCGCAATGGTCCGGTATTTTTGGCAGTCGGCGGTATCGAACCCCGTAAGAATACTTTACGCATTTTCACGGCCTTTTGCGCGGTACTGCAACAGCAATCAAATGCTCAATTACTCATCGTCGGCGGCGCCAGTCTGCTTGATCATAGCGAATATCGGCAACAGTTTGATGCTGTTGTGACTGCTAGCGGCATCAAGAATGGACCAAGCCAGCCACTGCTGATAACCGGTTCATTATCCGACTGCGATATGCCGCGACTATTTCGTCTAGCCGATGCACTGATATTTCCATCGTTAAGCGAAGGCTTTGGCTTGGTGGTTTTGGAAGCCATTGCCTCCGGCACCCCGGTGGTGGTCTCACGGCGGCCACCATTTACCGAATACCTCCAAGCTCAGGACTGTGTCTGGACCCATCCCGAAAACAGTGCCTCTATTGCTATTGCCATGCTGACCGTTATCCAGGCCTTCCCGAAGCAGCGTTTAGCAGACATTGCCCAACGCTTGACAGCTGAATTCTCCTGGCATAGCTCAGCCAAGCAGCATCTGAATATTTATCAATCCATCATAAAAATCCAAGGAAGCAGTTATGCCTGA
- a CDS encoding MSMEG_0570 family nitrogen starvation response protein produces the protein MPEMHFRVCWPDQSESLCYSPSLVIKDFLVLGQSYPLHEFVNLSREALEIASERVRQKYGYTCSSAMSQLSEIEATATQFWDRKNPQVFIKEFIE, from the coding sequence ATGCCTGAAATGCATTTTCGCGTGTGCTGGCCCGATCAAAGCGAAAGCCTCTGTTATTCGCCCTCATTGGTGATCAAAGATTTTTTAGTCCTCGGCCAAAGTTACCCGCTCCATGAGTTTGTTAACCTCAGTAGGGAGGCTTTGGAAATCGCCAGCGAACGGGTGCGCCAAAAATACGGCTATACCTGTTCCAGCGCGATGAGCCAGCTCAGCGAAATCGAAGCGACCGCAACCCAATTTTGGGATAGGAAAAATCCGCAAGTGTTTATCAAGGAATTTATTGAATAG